The Megasphaera stantonii genome includes a window with the following:
- the rpoC gene encoding DNA-directed RNA polymerase subunit beta', whose translation MLDVNEFDSMRIGLASPEKILEWSHGEVKKPETINYRTLKPERDGLFCERIFGPTKDWECHCGKYKRIRYKGVVCDRCGVEVTRAKVRRERMGHIKLATPVSHIWYFKGIPSRMGLILDISPRSLEKVLYFASYIVLDPGDTPLTKQQLLTETEYRQYLDMYGDKFRVGMGAAAVKELLQGLDLEKLNKELRDELRDSSGQRRVRAIRRLEVVEAFRHSGNKPEWMVMDVIPVIPPELRPMVQLDGGRFATSDLNDLYRRVINRNNRLSRLLELGAPDIIVRNEKRMLQEAVDALIDNGRRGRPVTGPGNRPLKSLSDMLKGKQGRFRQNLLGKRVDYSGRSVIVVGPELKMHQCGLPKEMALELFKPFVMKKLVEKGIATNIKNAKKKVERVSPEVWDVLEDVIQEHPVLLNRAPTLHRLGIQAFEPILWEGRAIKLHPLVCTAFNADFDGDQMACHLPLSVEAQAEARTLMLSAHNILAPKDGKPVAVPTQDMVLGAYYLTLVKPGALGEGKMFSNYDEVMLAYDAKAIDIEAVIKVRIPGHGIIETTAGKLLYNYQVYEPLRLYHTDKVMVFTNPEDTKFAYENGIIDSTHLVKIKDENGHILDYGFSQLKEAFGVDLLAIRPLPANKVDKEAVAAFKEGKEFVDVNCLGVLMNKKEIGKLVDACFHLVGNTKTAALLDRIKAIGYHYARQAGMSIAISDIQIPAEKWDILNEADKKVQNVTKMYLRGLITEDERYRKTCSIWEKATDDVTEAMMDNMDPFNSIFMMADSGARGNKQQIRQVAGMRGLMADPSGRIIDLPIKANFREGLSVLDYFTSSHGARKGLADTALRTADSGYLTRRLVDVSQDVIVREDDCDVFGIDLVRERARLASSCRQAVNLLREKLIGRVLAKPAIDPETADVVFEEGHLLTTDDMDTVIEHKLPKLYLQGSQMDINDDMNHTNLVEVVTLGAPEEGFRAALRKSMVDNMLGKTVETAVIDSNGMEICPAGTALTEDAIERILSSDVTEVKVRNNDIRGVEVTAIVEGDGVIEPLEERIEGRTAAETLVNPNTGAVIVPINEEIMADQAKEIAKYYDKVRIRSVLTCHSRYGVCAKCYGRDLGTGSKVNVGESVGTIAAQSIGEPGTQLTMRTFHTGGVASAGDITQGLPRVEELFEARKPKGNAIVTEIDGVVSITEKEDHHDINIVHVVNKDGEERSYTIPYGAHLVVHEGDVITKGSRITSGSINPHDILRILGVEATQRYLVYEVQKVYKSQGVGINDKHIEVIVRQMLRKMKIEDAGDADMLPGDYVDVNIFEDTNRRIQAAGGKPAIGKPMLLGITKAALATESFLSAASFQETTRVLTDAAIKGKIDPLLGLKENVIIGKLIPAGTGMSRYRKVKVVKTVPSISYEDEDGSVVDCDDVTATAPEAGH comes from the coding sequence GTGCTAGACGTGAACGAATTTGATTCCATGCGGATTGGACTGGCTTCTCCGGAAAAGATCCTTGAATGGTCGCACGGCGAAGTAAAGAAACCGGAAACGATCAATTACCGTACATTGAAACCGGAACGGGACGGTTTATTCTGCGAACGCATTTTCGGGCCTACGAAAGACTGGGAATGCCATTGCGGAAAATACAAACGCATTCGCTATAAAGGCGTTGTCTGCGACCGCTGCGGCGTTGAAGTAACGCGAGCGAAGGTTCGCCGCGAACGGATGGGCCATATCAAACTGGCTACGCCTGTATCTCATATTTGGTATTTTAAAGGAATTCCCAGCCGGATGGGCCTGATTCTCGACATTTCGCCCCGTTCGCTGGAAAAGGTATTGTATTTTGCCTCGTATATCGTCCTGGACCCGGGCGATACGCCGCTGACGAAGCAGCAGCTCCTGACGGAAACGGAATACCGCCAGTATCTCGATATGTACGGCGATAAATTCCGCGTCGGCATGGGCGCGGCAGCCGTTAAGGAATTACTCCAGGGACTGGACTTGGAAAAACTCAATAAAGAACTGCGCGACGAGCTGCGCGATTCTTCCGGCCAGCGCCGGGTCCGGGCGATCCGCCGCCTGGAAGTCGTCGAAGCCTTCCGCCATTCCGGCAACAAACCGGAATGGATGGTCATGGACGTGATTCCCGTCATTCCCCCGGAACTGCGCCCGATGGTACAGCTCGACGGCGGCCGCTTTGCTACGTCGGACTTAAACGACCTGTACCGCCGCGTCATTAACCGAAATAACCGCCTGAGCCGGCTGCTGGAATTAGGCGCTCCCGATATCATTGTCCGCAATGAAAAGCGCATGCTTCAGGAAGCTGTCGACGCCCTGATCGACAACGGCCGCCGCGGCCGCCCTGTCACCGGGCCGGGCAACCGTCCTCTTAAATCCTTGTCGGATATGCTCAAGGGGAAACAAGGCCGCTTCCGTCAGAATCTGTTAGGTAAGCGTGTCGACTATTCCGGCCGTTCCGTTATCGTCGTCGGACCAGAGCTGAAAATGCATCAGTGTGGTCTGCCGAAAGAAATGGCTTTGGAATTGTTCAAGCCCTTCGTCATGAAAAAGCTCGTAGAAAAAGGTATTGCTACGAACATTAAAAACGCTAAGAAAAAGGTTGAACGCGTCAGCCCGGAAGTGTGGGACGTGCTGGAAGACGTTATTCAGGAACATCCGGTACTCTTGAACCGCGCCCCGACGCTGCACCGTTTAGGTATTCAGGCCTTCGAACCGATTCTTTGGGAAGGCCGGGCCATTAAGCTGCATCCTCTGGTCTGCACCGCCTTCAACGCCGACTTCGACGGCGACCAGATGGCCTGCCATCTGCCCTTGTCCGTAGAAGCCCAGGCTGAAGCGAGAACGCTCATGCTTTCGGCACACAACATTTTGGCGCCGAAGGACGGCAAGCCTGTTGCCGTACCGACGCAGGATATGGTGCTTGGTGCTTATTACCTGACCCTTGTTAAACCGGGAGCCTTGGGCGAAGGCAAGATGTTCTCTAATTACGATGAAGTCATGCTGGCGTATGATGCCAAGGCTATCGATATCGAAGCGGTCATCAAGGTCCGCATTCCCGGCCACGGTATTATCGAAACGACGGCGGGCAAGCTGCTGTACAACTATCAGGTGTACGAACCACTCCGCTTGTATCATACGGACAAGGTCATGGTATTTACCAATCCGGAAGATACGAAGTTTGCCTATGAAAACGGCATCATCGATTCGACGCATCTCGTAAAGATTAAAGATGAAAACGGCCATATTTTAGACTATGGTTTCTCCCAGCTGAAGGAAGCCTTCGGCGTAGACCTCTTGGCAATTCGTCCGCTGCCGGCTAATAAGGTAGATAAAGAAGCGGTAGCCGCCTTCAAAGAAGGAAAAGAATTTGTCGACGTCAACTGCCTTGGCGTACTGATGAATAAGAAGGAAATCGGCAAGCTTGTCGACGCCTGCTTCCATCTCGTAGGCAATACGAAGACAGCGGCCCTCCTTGACCGCATCAAGGCTATCGGCTATCATTACGCGCGGCAGGCCGGCATGTCCATCGCTATTTCGGACATTCAGATTCCTGCTGAAAAATGGGATATTCTCAACGAAGCCGATAAGAAGGTTCAAAATGTTACGAAAATGTACCTCCGCGGCTTGATTACTGAAGACGAACGGTACCGCAAGACCTGCTCCATTTGGGAAAAGGCGACGGACGATGTGACGGAAGCCATGATGGATAACATGGACCCGTTCAACTCCATCTTTATGATGGCTGACTCCGGCGCCCGCGGCAACAAGCAGCAGATTCGTCAGGTTGCCGGCATGCGCGGCTTGATGGCTGACCCGTCCGGCCGTATCATCGACTTGCCGATCAAGGCGAACTTCCGCGAAGGCCTGTCCGTATTGGATTACTTTACGTCGAGCCACGGCGCCCGTAAGGGTTTGGCCGACACGGCTCTGCGTACGGCTGACTCGGGCTACCTGACCCGTCGTCTCGTCGACGTATCGCAGGACGTCATCGTTCGCGAAGACGACTGCGACGTATTCGGCATCGACCTCGTCCGCGAACGGGCCCGTTTGGCCAGCTCGTGCCGTCAGGCTGTCAACCTCCTGCGGGAAAAACTGATTGGCCGCGTCTTGGCGAAACCGGCAATCGATCCGGAAACGGCAGACGTCGTGTTCGAAGAAGGCCATTTGCTGACGACAGACGATATGGATACGGTTATCGAGCACAAGCTGCCGAAGCTGTATCTCCAGGGCAGTCAGATGGATATAAACGATGATATGAACCATACGAACTTAGTTGAAGTCGTTACGCTGGGAGCTCCGGAAGAAGGCTTCCGCGCGGCGCTTCGCAAGTCTATGGTCGATAATATGCTTGGCAAAACCGTTGAAACGGCAGTGATTGATTCCAACGGCATGGAAATCTGCCCGGCTGGCACGGCACTGACAGAAGATGCTATCGAACGCATCCTTTCCAGCGACGTAACGGAAGTAAAAGTACGCAATAACGATATCCGCGGCGTAGAAGTTACGGCTATCGTCGAAGGCGACGGCGTCATTGAACCGCTGGAAGAACGAATCGAAGGCCGTACGGCGGCGGAAACCTTGGTCAACCCGAATACGGGCGCAGTCATCGTTCCGATTAATGAAGAAATCATGGCCGACCAAGCGAAAGAAATCGCTAAATATTACGATAAGGTCCGGATTCGTTCCGTCCTTACCTGCCACAGCCGTTACGGCGTCTGCGCTAAATGCTACGGCCGCGACCTAGGCACGGGCAGCAAGGTAAATGTCGGCGAATCGGTCGGCACTATTGCGGCCCAGTCCATCGGCGAACCGGGCACGCAGCTGACGATGCGTACGTTCCACACAGGCGGCGTTGCGTCGGCAGGGGATATTACCCAGGGTCTTCCCCGTGTCGAAGAATTGTTTGAAGCCCGTAAGCCGAAGGGCAACGCTATCGTCACGGAAATCGACGGCGTCGTTTCCATTACGGAAAAAGAAGACCACCATGACATCAATATCGTTCACGTCGTAAATAAAGACGGCGAAGAACGCAGCTACACCATTCCGTACGGAGCCCACTTAGTCGTTCATGAAGGCGACGTTATCACGAAGGGCAGCCGTATTACGTCGGGTTCCATCAATCCTCACGACATCCTTCGCATTTTGGGCGTAGAAGCTACGCAGCGCTACCTCGTATACGAAGTGCAGAAGGTATATAAGTCCCAGGGCGTTGGTATCAACGACAAACACATCGAAGTTATCGTGCGTCAGATGCTCCGCAAGATGAAGATTGAAGACGCCGGTGACGCCGATATGCTGCCGGGCGATTACGTCGACGTCAATATTTTCGAAGACACGAACCGCCGTATTCAGGCTGCAGGCGGCAAGCCGGCCATCGGCAAGCCGATGCTGCTCGGTATTACGAAAGCCGCGTTGGCGACGGAATCGTTCTTGTCGGCTGCGTCGTTCCAGGAAACGACCCGCGTATTGACGGATGCGGCTATCAAGGGCAAGATTGATCCCTTGCTCGGCTTGAAGGAAAACGTTATTATCGGCAAGCTGATTCCCGCCGGCACCGGCATGAGCCGGTACCGCAAGGTAAAGGTTGTCAAAACCGTACCGTCCATATCGTATGAAGATGAAGACGGCTCCGTCGTAGACTGCGACGACGTAACGGCGACAGCTCCCGAAGCGGGCCATTAA
- the rpoB gene encoding DNA-directed RNA polymerase subunit beta, which yields MFKPVQVGKRTRYTYAKINEVLKMPHLLDLQNKSYEWFLEKGLKDIFQDISPIEDASGNLSLSFEDFKLGEPKYDIRECKERDTTYAAPLRVQIRLVNHETGEIKDQEVFMGDFPLITDTGTFIINGAERVIVSQLVRSPGVYYGCERDPMGTMLYNSTVIPNRGAWIELETDVNGIVYARIDRNRKIPVTVLIRALGWSSNAEILDLFFDDKRLKDTFEKDTTENQDEALVEIYKKLRPGEPPTVESARNLFEGLFFDSRRYDMARVGRYKAGKKLGWERRLFGLTLHEPIVHPETGEVIVDAHTEIGAAEVNKIKESGVFAGEGLVEAFVEKIDGSVYKIICNNSNLPYDHRTITREDIIANIDYLLNLMDGFGTVDDIDHLGNRRLRCVGELLQNQFRIGLTRMERVVRERMTIQDAESITPQVLINIRPVVAAIKEFFGSSQLSQFMDQTNPLAEITHKRRLSALGPGGLSRERAGFEVRDVHHSHYGRMCPVETPEGPNIGLISSLACFGKVNEFGFIEAPYRRVDKETHVVTNDVWYITADEEEQYIIAQANEPLTEDGHFVHSRVACRHGEDTREFPADRVDFMDVSPKEVVSVGTSMIPFLENDDANRALMGANMQRQAVPLLRTQAPLVGTGMEYKAACDSGVCVLAKHDGVVCRVTGDEIKVRTDSGSIDTYRLIKFVRSNQSTCINQRPLVYKNERVTEGQVLADGMATDGGELALGYNILVAYMPWEGYNYEDAVLLSEELPKNDLYTSIHIEEYECDARDTKLGSEEITREIPNVSEDSTKNLDENGIIMIGADVFPGDVLVGKVTPKGETELTPEERLLRAIFGDKEREVRDTSLRVPHGESGKVVNVRIFSRENNDELPPGVNRLVRVYIAQKRKIHEGDKMAGRHGNKGVVSRVMRQEDMPFLPDGTPVQIVLNPLGVPSRMNIGQILETHLGWAMHELGVQIKKMNPNLEAKLREAGYDFDTYGMPQPDKAGIHIATPVFDGAQAEDVFESLRIAGLPEDGKSVLYDGRTGEPMDRRVTVGYTYFLKLHHLVDDKIHARSTGPYSLVTQQPLGGKAQFGGQRFGEMEVWALEAYGAAYTLQEMLTVKSDDVVGRVKAYEKIVKGENIPEPGVPESFKVLLKELQAIGLDVQILNEDGEEVVIKELDDEDDVEPEQTDELRRVMEGEGMDSPSAPLADEAGDGEPAEEPVANGDEDDIMSAMSLDAVAEAEHLNDDTINEDED from the coding sequence ATGTTCAAACCTGTACAAGTAGGGAAAAGAACTCGATACACGTATGCTAAGATTAACGAGGTCTTAAAAATGCCTCATTTGTTGGATTTGCAGAACAAATCTTATGAATGGTTCTTAGAAAAAGGGCTGAAAGATATTTTTCAAGATATTTCGCCCATCGAAGATGCATCGGGCAACTTGTCTTTATCCTTTGAAGATTTCAAACTGGGGGAACCTAAGTATGACATCCGGGAATGCAAGGAACGAGACACGACATATGCCGCGCCGCTTCGGGTTCAGATCCGTCTTGTCAATCATGAAACAGGGGAAATTAAAGACCAGGAAGTATTCATGGGGGATTTCCCGCTGATTACAGATACAGGTACATTTATTATCAATGGGGCAGAACGCGTTATCGTCAGCCAGCTCGTGCGCTCGCCGGGCGTATATTACGGCTGCGAACGCGATCCGATGGGCACCATGTTGTATAACTCTACGGTCATTCCGAACCGCGGCGCCTGGATTGAATTGGAAACGGACGTGAACGGTATCGTGTATGCCCGTATAGACCGCAACCGCAAAATCCCCGTCACGGTGCTGATCCGCGCCCTGGGCTGGTCTTCCAATGCAGAAATCCTCGACTTGTTCTTCGATGATAAGCGGCTCAAGGATACCTTTGAAAAAGATACGACGGAAAACCAGGATGAAGCCCTCGTAGAAATCTATAAAAAACTCCGCCCCGGTGAACCGCCGACAGTAGAAAGCGCCCGCAATTTGTTCGAAGGGCTGTTTTTCGACTCCCGCCGGTACGATATGGCCCGCGTCGGCCGCTATAAAGCCGGCAAAAAGCTGGGCTGGGAACGCCGGTTATTCGGCTTGACGCTCCACGAGCCGATCGTTCATCCCGAAACGGGTGAAGTGATCGTCGACGCTCATACGGAAATCGGCGCAGCTGAAGTAAACAAAATTAAAGAAAGCGGCGTATTCGCCGGCGAAGGGCTCGTAGAAGCCTTCGTAGAAAAAATTGACGGGTCTGTATATAAGATTATCTGCAATAACAGCAATCTGCCGTACGATCACCGCACGATTACCCGCGAAGATATTATCGCCAACATAGATTACCTGCTGAACCTCATGGACGGCTTCGGCACCGTCGACGACATCGACCATTTGGGCAACCGCCGCCTCCGCTGCGTCGGCGAACTGCTCCAGAACCAGTTCCGCATCGGCCTGACCCGTATGGAACGCGTCGTCCGCGAACGCATGACGATTCAGGACGCCGAAAGCATTACGCCTCAGGTCCTGATCAATATCCGTCCTGTCGTTGCAGCGATTAAAGAATTCTTCGGTTCCAGCCAGTTGTCCCAGTTCATGGACCAGACGAACCCGCTGGCTGAAATCACGCATAAACGCCGTCTCAGCGCCTTGGGCCCCGGCGGCTTGTCCCGTGAACGGGCAGGGTTTGAAGTCCGCGACGTTCATCACTCCCACTACGGCCGCATGTGCCCTGTAGAAACGCCTGAAGGTCCGAACATCGGCCTGATTTCTTCGCTGGCCTGCTTCGGCAAGGTAAATGAATTCGGCTTTATTGAAGCGCCGTACCGCCGCGTCGATAAGGAAACCCATGTCGTTACAAACGACGTTTGGTATATCACGGCAGATGAAGAAGAACAGTATATCATCGCCCAGGCTAACGAACCGCTGACCGAAGACGGTCATTTTGTACACAGCCGCGTCGCTTGCCGTCACGGTGAAGATACGCGTGAATTCCCGGCCGACCGCGTCGATTTCATGGACGTATCGCCTAAGGAAGTTGTTTCCGTCGGTACATCCATGATTCCGTTCCTGGAAAACGACGACGCCAACCGCGCGCTCATGGGCGCGAACATGCAGCGTCAGGCCGTGCCGCTCCTCCGCACGCAGGCTCCGCTCGTCGGTACGGGCATGGAATACAAGGCTGCCTGTGACTCGGGCGTATGCGTACTGGCTAAGCACGACGGCGTCGTATGCCGCGTAACTGGCGATGAAATTAAAGTAAGAACCGATTCCGGCTCTATTGATACATACCGCTTGATTAAATTCGTCCGTTCCAACCAGAGCACCTGCATTAACCAGCGTCCCTTGGTATACAAGAACGAACGCGTTACGGAAGGCCAGGTATTGGCCGACGGCATGGCTACGGACGGCGGCGAATTGGCATTGGGCTACAACATCCTCGTAGCGTACATGCCTTGGGAAGGCTATAACTACGAAGACGCCGTTCTCCTCAGCGAAGAATTGCCGAAGAACGACTTATATACGTCTATCCATATTGAAGAATACGAATGCGATGCCCGCGATACGAAGCTGGGCTCTGAAGAAATTACCCGCGAAATTCCGAACGTCAGCGAAGACAGCACGAAAAACCTCGACGAAAACGGCATCATCATGATCGGCGCCGACGTATTCCCCGGCGACGTCCTCGTCGGTAAGGTCACGCCGAAAGGCGAAACGGAGCTGACGCCGGAAGAACGCCTCCTGCGCGCTATTTTCGGCGACAAGGAACGGGAAGTCCGCGATACGTCGCTGCGCGTGCCTCACGGCGAATCGGGCAAGGTCGTCAACGTCCGCATTTTCTCCCGCGAAAACAATGATGAACTGCCGCCGGGCGTCAACCGCCTCGTCCGCGTATACATTGCACAGAAGCGCAAGATTCACGAAGGCGACAAGATGGCTGGCCGTCACGGAAACAAGGGTGTCGTATCCCGCGTAATGCGCCAGGAAGACATGCCGTTCCTTCCCGACGGCACGCCTGTTCAGATCGTGCTGAATCCCTTGGGCGTACCGTCTCGTATGAACATCGGTCAGATTTTGGAAACCCACCTTGGCTGGGCTATGCACGAACTGGGCGTTCAGATCAAAAAGATGAACCCGAATTTGGAAGCGAAGCTGCGCGAAGCCGGTTACGATTTCGATACGTACGGCATGCCGCAGCCCGATAAGGCCGGCATTCACATTGCGACGCCGGTATTTGACGGCGCGCAGGCTGAAGACGTATTCGAATCCCTGCGCATCGCCGGGTTGCCGGAAGACGGCAAATCCGTCCTGTACGACGGCCGTACGGGCGAACCGATGGACCGCCGCGTAACCGTCGGTTACACGTACTTCCTCAAGCTGCATCATCTGGTCGACGATAAGATCCACGCTCGTTCGACTGGCCCGTACTCCCTGGTTACGCAGCAGCCTCTGGGCGGTAAAGCTCAGTTCGGCGGCCAGCGTTTCGGCGAAATGGAAGTTTGGGCTTTGGAAGCATACGGCGCGGCATACACGCTGCAGGAAATGCTGACAGTCAAGTCTGACGATGTCGTCGGCCGTGTCAAAGCGTATGAAAAAATTGTTAAAGGCGAAAATATTCCTGAACCGGGCGTTCCTGAATCCTTCAAGGTATTGCTTAAAGAATTGCAGGCTATCGGCTTAGATGTCCAGATTCTCAATGAAGACGGCGAAGAAGTTGTCATCAAGGAACTGGATGACGAAGACGATGTAGAACCGGAACAGACAGATGAACTCCGCCGCGTTATGGAAGGCGAAGGCATGGACAGCCCGTCGGCGCCCCTGGCTGATGAAGCCGGAGACGGCGAACCGGCAGAAGAACCGGTTGCCAACGGCGATGAAGATGATATTATGAGCGCCATGAGCCTCGACGCCGTTGCCGAAGCGGAACATCTGAACGACGATACTATTAACGAAGATGAAGACTAA
- the tyrS gene encoding tyrosine--tRNA ligase has product MNIIDELSWRGAVNQMTDEEGLRKLTEEKSVSLYCGVDPTGDSMHIGHLIPFMMLKRFALAGHHPYVVIGGGTGVIGDPSGRKTERQLQTIEKIHENAEKLKAQFIHLFGESSNISFMNNYDWLSKIDLLNFLRDYGKLFSVNTMLAKEVVASRLEAGISFTEFSYQILQSIDFEHLFTHNDVQLQIGGADQWGNITAGIDTIHKMHGSDARAYGLTIPLMLKSDGTKFGKTAGGAVWLDPEKTSPFEFYQFWLNQDDADVVKYLKYFTFLSKEEIDALEEAVKTEPEKRLAQRRLAEEVTTFVHSPEALKEAQNITEALYHGSIADLTEHELTQAFGKMPTVDVSNEEKDVVNWLVDSTIYKSKRQAREDITNGAVTINGVKVQALDEIVLPHKNSNGKYVIVRKGKKNYTLARIQK; this is encoded by the coding sequence ATGAATATTATTGATGAATTGTCTTGGCGCGGCGCCGTAAATCAGATGACCGACGAAGAAGGCTTGCGCAAGCTGACGGAAGAAAAGAGCGTGTCCTTGTACTGCGGCGTAGACCCGACGGGAGACAGCATGCATATCGGCCATTTAATTCCCTTTATGATGCTGAAACGCTTTGCCTTGGCAGGTCATCATCCCTATGTCGTCATCGGCGGCGGCACAGGCGTTATCGGCGATCCGAGCGGCCGCAAGACGGAACGGCAGCTGCAGACGATTGAAAAAATCCATGAAAATGCGGAAAAATTAAAAGCCCAGTTCATTCATTTGTTCGGCGAAAGCTCGAATATTTCTTTTATGAATAACTACGACTGGCTGAGCAAAATCGATTTGCTGAACTTCCTCCGCGATTACGGCAAGCTGTTCAGCGTCAATACGATGCTGGCGAAGGAAGTTGTCGCAAGCCGTCTGGAAGCGGGCATTTCCTTTACGGAATTTTCCTACCAGATACTGCAGTCTATCGACTTTGAGCATCTCTTTACGCACAACGACGTCCAGCTTCAGATTGGCGGCGCCGATCAGTGGGGCAATATTACGGCCGGCATCGATACGATTCATAAGATGCACGGCAGCGACGCCCGAGCCTACGGCCTGACGATTCCCCTCATGCTGAAGTCGGACGGCACGAAGTTCGGCAAGACCGCCGGCGGAGCCGTATGGCTGGATCCGGAAAAGACATCTCCTTTTGAATTCTATCAGTTCTGGCTGAATCAGGACGACGCCGATGTCGTCAAATATTTGAAATACTTCACCTTCCTCAGCAAGGAAGAAATCGACGCCCTGGAAGAAGCCGTCAAGACGGAACCGGAAAAACGTCTGGCTCAGCGCCGTTTGGCGGAAGAAGTAACGACCTTCGTCCACAGCCCTGAAGCGCTGAAGGAAGCGCAGAATATTACGGAAGCCCTCTATCACGGCAGCATTGCCGATTTGACGGAGCACGAACTGACCCAGGCTTTTGGCAAGATGCCGACAGTCGACGTATCGAACGAAGAAAAGGACGTCGTAAACTGGCTTGTCGATTCGACGATTTACAAATCCAAGCGTCAGGCCCGCGAAGATATTACGAACGGCGCCGTGACGATCAACGGCGTAAAGGTCCAGGCTCTCGACGAAATCGTCCTGCCTCATAAAAACTCAAACGGCAAATACGTTATCGTGCGCAAGGGCAAAAAGAACTACACGCTGGCCCGTATTCAGAAATAA
- the nhaA gene encoding Na+/H+ antiporter NhaA, which translates to MNKDIYERIQEQSRQMIMPFQRFFKQEASSGIVLLVFAVVAMGLANSPWAAAYEEILHWKLSVGAGDFLLSMSLLHWINDGLMAVFFFVIGMEIKREFLFGELKSPSSTLLPIAAAVGGMVMPALLYTAFNIGKPTISGWGVSMATDIAFSLGVLAFAAPRAPRAVVVFLTALAIVDDLGGILVIALFYSSDLHGPSLLAGAAVLLVLFWLSRRNVQSVLLYLIGGGLLWYAFLQGGIHPTIAGVLLGFSIPAGTEETHGESLLRKLEHRLTPWSAFFVMPVFALSNAGIAIDGGSVGNLLTPVGLGIMAGLFLGKPLGIFLSAYGLIRLRVVALPAGVRTAHFLGAGMLGGIGFTMSLFIAALAFTDGQVLMTAKTAIVAASVLSGLAGTAMFKWLQRGTP; encoded by the coding sequence ATGAACAAAGATATTTACGAACGTATTCAAGAACAATCGCGCCAAATGATCATGCCGTTTCAACGATTCTTCAAGCAGGAAGCGTCCAGCGGCATCGTCCTTCTCGTCTTTGCCGTCGTGGCGATGGGCCTTGCCAATTCTCCGTGGGCGGCCGCCTATGAAGAGATCCTGCATTGGAAGCTGTCTGTTGGGGCAGGGGATTTCCTGCTGTCCATGTCGCTGCTTCACTGGATTAACGACGGGTTGATGGCTGTGTTTTTCTTCGTTATCGGCATGGAAATCAAGCGGGAATTTTTATTCGGCGAACTGAAATCGCCGTCGTCTACGCTTCTTCCCATTGCGGCGGCCGTTGGCGGCATGGTCATGCCGGCGCTGTTATATACGGCTTTTAACATTGGAAAGCCGACAATTTCCGGCTGGGGCGTGTCTATGGCTACGGATATTGCCTTTTCCTTAGGCGTACTGGCTTTTGCTGCGCCGCGGGCGCCGCGGGCTGTCGTCGTGTTTTTGACGGCCTTGGCTATTGTCGATGACTTGGGCGGCATTTTAGTCATCGCCCTGTTTTATTCGTCTGATTTGCACGGGCCGTCTCTGTTGGCTGGAGCCGCCGTTTTGCTCGTGTTGTTTTGGCTGTCGCGGCGCAACGTCCAATCGGTCCTTTTGTACCTGATTGGGGGAGGGCTGCTGTGGTATGCGTTTTTGCAGGGCGGGATTCATCCGACGATTGCCGGCGTCCTCTTGGGCTTTTCCATTCCGGCCGGGACGGAAGAAACGCACGGCGAGAGCCTGCTTAGAAAACTGGAGCATAGGCTGACGCCGTGGTCGGCGTTTTTCGTCATGCCCGTATTTGCCTTGAGCAACGCCGGCATCGCCATAGACGGCGGCAGCGTGGGAAACTTGCTGACGCCTGTCGGCTTGGGCATCATGGCAGGGCTGTTTCTCGGCAAGCCCCTGGGGATTTTCTTATCGGCGTACGGCCTGATTCGCCTTCGCGTCGTAGCATTGCCGGCCGGCGTCCGGACGGCTCACTTTCTAGGCGCCGGCATGCTGGGCGGCATCGGCTTTACCATGTCCTTGTTTATCGCCGCACTGGCCTTTACGGACGGACAGGTGCTGATGACGGCCAAAACTGCCATTGTAGCCGCGTCTGTGTTGTCCGGTCTGGCAGGGACGGCCATGTTTAAGTGGCTTCAGCGCGGGACGCCGTAA